The genome window TTGTCACGCGTATATAGACTAACAAATACACTCACCAATGAAAAAATAACTGGCCTAATTTCTTAAGCAGTTGTGCTTCTGTGAagctatttttcttttctttgaaaaCACTTAAATAGTCCTGGTTTGTGCCTCTTTAAGCgacattaattttaattaaaaccaaTGATCTATATAAATGATTGGATTATTCATGAAGTCATTACAATGAAGGTAGCGCTGCCATGTTGGTATGTCCTAACTATCCTATCTATTAAATGAATTAGGAGTTATCACTTAGTAATGATAAAAATGACCTTACCAGTCCtggttttatatctaaagtctCACAGTACATTCTTACAATGCAAATGTCTTAAGCATGTAAATGGTTAATTATTTAAAGTCTGGAATTTTCCCGTCTTATTAGATATAGAGTGAATTACGTTCATGTGTATTACAGTGCGTATATATCAGATCAGCAGTCTAACGGGACACCTCAACATATGACACATGTGCTTATTCTGAAATCTTAATACAGATAAAAAGAAGCTGTATATGTCAtgaagcttttattttaaacatttatacatgtgcGGTTACAACAGTGTGCAATACACACCTCACCTTCTATACATTGATTTCTATACgccactattctgcccaaaataaacataaacattgaaaaaacatCAGAAGTAACACACATGTGAACTAACAATTTATCGCGTGCCTAATAAGCTGAAAAAACGGTTATTTTAGATTGTCATTTTGACTAAGTCAATGGAGCTCTCTGTCAGCTGGGTataccaagatggcggcgcgatCGCTTCCGTTGGCTTCACCTCCTGCCGTTGATTTAGGGTTGTAGGCGCAACACTGACATTAATATAGATCGGTGACTGAAACCTGTCATACTGTTGtcttgtattttgtgttttagctCAAGTTGTGGCAGAACCAAAAGAAGGTGAGAAGCCATTTAAACAGCATCTTTCTATCTTTATGTGTATGTAACGTATGTATGTGCATATTGACCACAGAGCATTTCCACTTCCTGCTGATTGGCTAATTGTTCAAAAGATGCCTTGTTTAAAGTCTAATGCAAGCCTAAAGGTTTAGCACAAGCACAAGACACCTCAGGAAAATCTCAGCTTGGACTATAAAGATCACTCAAAAAAAATCCATATGAACAATCTTTACATAACCTACCAAgtccccatgaaatcaaaatttacCTTACTTTGTTAGTGCACATTCCTAGTTTTGTGGTGAAGAATTCAACCATCCAAATCaatccacaaaaaaaatattttaatcttaaAGTGTAGATGCCtctctgatgatgtcattctTTTAACTCTTTAAACAAGAGCCTTGATAAAATTTTGGTTTTATAGGGAATTTGCCAGTTGTGTGAAGAATGTTTCATTTGGGCTTTCtaaaaatgatctttttaatcaaagtctAGCTGTTCCTAAGGTGTCTTGTGCTTGTGCTCTGTGGTCTTAATATGGCTAAATTAATGAGATGCGCACATGCAAACACGGGATAGTCGACATTCCGTGTGAGCGCAGTTACAAGCACAGAGTGTTCTACTCGTGCAGTACGAGACCCCGTAGGACATATTAATTAATCTGAATAATGATTTATGTGACATGTTATGTAGAATTGTGTCATTTCCACAACAATATGGTTTGTGAAATTTCACAGAAATTTGTGAAATTTCTCTGTTTAGTATATTCGGCTTGATTTGAGGGTGGTACATATTACAACAGAAGCTTGTCATTTTAGATGCGTTTAGATATGCATGTAGAAAATGCATGTCACTGCATTCGCTGACAGTTTTTGCTCCTGTTGCAAGCCTATGTGTTTGCAAACATATTAAAGAGGATTTTTCACAAGGACCTGTTCTGTTCAATGATCAAGTCAACTCTTGTTTGCATATCcatcaactttttttttcataattgtaTAAGGGTATAGGATTATTGTGCTAATGTTGAGTACGCAAGGAGAAATTGCATCCAATGTTTATCTTGCAGCTTCAAATGACCAAATATTGTATATTGAGTAAAAGCAGTGTTTTGTGAATATAAACATTATCATAATTGCTTTTATGGTTATATGCACTTACTAACTCTATTCGTGACTTACTGCTAATATTCTTAGAGCAGGTTTGGCTGTTTAGCTATACTGTTGTGTTTATTCTCCACGGTCTTattatttctttccttttggcTTCTGTCTGACCAGCTTGTGTCAGTTTTAAGTTTACATAATTCTTAGGATACCATATGTTGCATGGGACATGTTTGTACTAAACACTCCTAACACTTTTTTTAAGCGAAAAGCTTAAGCCTAGCAATTTTTTTCTGAATGGTTTTGTGGTAAAACATCTGACTAACTATTTATGGAACAattgtttcaagtgtttattaCACAGGGGAACTTTACTTTATGTAAAGAATGTGACTTCACTTGAGAATTTATTCTTAGGTGATTTGCCTTTTGGGTAACTCCATTGACGTTCCTCACCCAACTGAGTGAAATCCATtgcttttattataaattatagtGAATTCCTTTACAAATTGAGAAGGAAATATGGTACAAATGTTGGGTGTTTCAGCTCATTAATGGTTGGACTGAGGTGATGTTGTATGAAGTTCTTTCATTGTCTTTGTGAACACTCCTGAAAGTCTTCTCCTCCATGTTTTACCGCTCCATTGTCTTTCTTTGCGTCACACATCATCAAACCACAACAGCCAACCAAACCTTATCTCAAGGACATCATTATATTCTTTCCTTTTTAACCATTCCTCTCACTAACTATTGTTACTGTTTTGTACTCGCTGTTTTGCTTGGTCGTTgtccatttcaaaatatttggaAAGATATTTTGACACTTAGATTATCCAGTTGGTCTGTAGATGATCCGCCAAGTATCCTGCCTGCACAATGCAGCTGAAGCTTTGAAGATCTCAAGTTCTGGAAAGAAAACAGTTTCCTGTTTATTTTCAAGTTGCATTTGTTGGTCTTTTTGATGGTCACCAGCAAACATGGACCCAGCTCTGGAAATCAACAAATACAGGGTCATCCGCACTAACAACCAAGAATGGGAGGATAATTGCAACAAAGAGGAGAATGTGCATTATGATAGCCGAGTTTGTTGCGCTCCCAAACCCTGAAGATCCTGTCGGAATCCTTCACCTTCATCAGATGTTTTCACATCCATCCAGAACTATTTTCCTCTTCCTTGTGTTTTACACTTTTCTACACTTCATACTCATCCCCATATCCTGGAAAAGGATACTTGCTCTTTCATCAAAGGAGCCAACCCCAAATGATTCCAAACTTTTCATCTTTTCTATTCATAATCGGCATCAACTCTGGAATCTTAAAGCATTTAGAGAGTCCGTTTAGagtgagatttttattttgatgctTTGTCAAACATATATGTTCTGCCCGTTCTGTGGAATTAGAGGCGATTGCTGAAGCTCCCACATTGGAACCTGAAGAATATGCTGTCACGGAACCATCTGTTGCAGAACCTACTGTATCGGAACCTGTTGTTGAAGAGCCTGTAACGGAACCAACTGTTGAAGCTCCTAGTTCAGAACCGGTTTTAGAATCGCCTGAACCGGACAATCCAGAAGTTAAACAGAGTGAAGAGCCCATAGCTCCTGTTCTTGAAAGTGGTAAGCTTGACACATCTGCATGGATCCAGGATTTGGTAAAGGAAcgttttttgtttgaaaattgAAGTTAACGTCTTTGCTCTCCTCTTACATCGGGGTTAACAAGCTGAGCCAGCACCGGTACCCATCGCTGaacatgtgccagagatttcacCTGATTCCGAGAGTGGTAAGAGTCCAGTTTTAACTGGATGGGAACTATTTAAACACAATGGCGATAAAGATAGTGATAATGACTTCATTCACATATATGGGCACCTATTTCATCTTTTTTAGATTGTTCCACTTTGTGCTTTTTTTTGGGAGATTTTTCTTGTCATTCAAAATTTGTCCACGCAGTTATGGCCTTATCTTCTGTCACTCAGTGTTTGGggatatttatttgtttttactaAATTGCTCTTTATTTGACCAGCTGTGACCGCTGAACCTGCTTCTGCTGATGTGCCCCCTGAACCCACTGCCGCTCACTCTGATGTCCCTGAACACGCCCCCTATCTGCTGATTGGTGGAGGCACAGCTGCATTCGCTGCAGCTAGATCTATTCGGGCATGTGATCCTGGTGCCAGGGTGAGTCTAATGTTGTCTTAATAACATTAATGTAGAAagtgtgtctttttttttttggaggatttgttgacaaaaatgcaaaatagtATACATGCAGTAACTGTCTACAGAATGCGCTtcgtaaacatgtttttttcttcggcaaagaagtgaaaacatgacgacaaGTTTGTCCTGTTTTAGTTGCCGTAGttcttcgaaagggagggtggcggggtgaagtgagccattggttgcaattttcAATAACACCACTAGATTCCTcctaaatctccacattgctccttagCTTTCTGTGAATTATTAAAGATCGTTCAAAATGTTCGACaaggttttaaatgtgtttgttacaCATACAGGTGTTGATTGTTACAGAAGAATCTGACCTGCCCTACATGAGACCCCCTCTCTAAAGAACTCTGGTTCTCAGATGACCCCAAGGTCACGGAAACGCTGCGTTTCAAACAGTGGAACGGCAAAGAGAGGAGGTGTGTGTCTGAGTGATCAATCCAAAACCACACACGTCTCTGGTGTTATAGATAACATACTACATCCATTActtctttaagatttaattcgattgtttgtaaaaattgttattttttgattgtttttcagtatttatttcCAGCCTCCATCATTCTACATCAGTCCTGTTGATCTCGCAAAGGTGGAGAACGGCGGTGTGGCTGTGCTCACTGGTCGTAAGGTAAGAAACCCACAGGCAAAAAACTCAATTCTCAAGATTGTCAGATATTTCTGCATTCTGtttatacacacaaatatgGGTCACTCTCTCTCATTACAATACGAGTGATATCATGATGGAATGTCTATTGGAGATCTCAGAACTCATTCCTGTTCACAGCCATTTAGTTTTGCATCTTAAAAGTATTTGCCACATTCGGATGTTGGTAGAACCACCGGTAATATCTCACAAAATGACCACcacaaaatacatttctcaGTACTGACTTTGCATTTGTCCACACAGATACATTTCATCATTGATCCGGGCTGGGCAGGATGCCCGGATCAGATTTTTTGCCATTCCCgctagagctgcacgattaatcgttaaaagattGCGATCTCGATTCGAAATTAATCTTgcaccaaataacagaccaacatacaaagtaaatacagcctgacaacaaaactgttcttatgagtGTCTTTAAGGATTGGGATACATTGTTCTGATAATGCTTCATAtcttaactggacatgtttgaaatgaaactaatGATTGTAGTTTGTAGTGCGGAGAAATCCGAGTGAGCGCTTATATCCGTCATTATGTTAAAGCACATCATCAGAGCGTGTGGGGCTTATCACTGTATTAACACTAATAGAGAAGCTGCGCTATTAAAGCTTTTCGTCAAAATGCccttcatttcatgttttcaggttattttaaactgtttacaggtgagaatactgcgtttttatgtttatcagtagtgtctttctgtaaagaccACTTAAAGCGGTCTGTAGATAtcaggcaaatgtataaaaaaaaagtgtcacagtatgaatttgttttacagagaaaaaatatttcatatacaagtttcttcaatgcatttatactttttaggaagttaaacgtttgcatttaaagtaaaaaaaaaaaaaaaaaaccttagTTTGCTtatggaatttgtggttaaacatttctcaccatagTAACTGTAGGTTAGCCATtcaatatgtaataattttgaagcaaagtccAACATATTACATAccttaataatttttttttgtcaaaacctctagtaaattatgtattgcttttagtcatcattcagaatcgcaatctctgtttgaaacaaaagaatcgggattctcaatttatccagaatcatGCAGCTCTAATTCCGGCGTATGAATAAGAAATTGCTCAGTGAGCaggaggaagtgttttattgaTGCAAAACTATGTGGAAGAGTCGTCCTGATCATAACCCTGAATGTATGTTTGTGTCCACTGTGTAGGTGGTTCACATGGACGTCAGGGGAAATAAAGTCAAACTGAGTGATGGTGCAGAGATCTCCTATGATAAGTGCCTCATTGCCACAGGTGAAACAAACTTACAAGATAACCAGCAATAGAGTGTATAACTATGTGCATTTATACacattcctgtgtgtgtgtataggtGGGGTACCTAGGAACCTGCAAGTGATTGAAAGGGCAGGAGCGGAGGTGAAGAATAGGACAACGCTTTTTAGGAAAGTATGTTGACCTAAGTCTTTTAATGCTAACTGGTTTAGTGTCATATTAAAACTAATGTATGTTGACTTTAAAAGTCTCATCAGTTTCGAAGACTATAAGTCTTATCTACGTTTAcagtttaagattttaaactTTAGATAAGCTCTTTTACCTTCAACCATCCTTTTTAGATGGTTTATAAATTACATCAGTGTTAAGCCCCAATACTGTCTGTAGGGGGCATTGTTCAGTAAAACATTTAGTGTAGCGTTTGTACAATTGGCAATAGAAATgtctgtgtaaataaatgttttaaggaCTActctgttttatgttgttttatatgttCCTGTATGTTCCTAGATAGTCTAACTTTCCTTTGTCTTTTTGGAAGGTTGAGGATTTTAGGTCTCTAGAGAAGATCTCCCGAGAAGTGAAATCCATCACAATCATTGGTGGAGGTTTTCTGGGTAGCGAGCTGGCATGTGCCATCGGACGCAGATGTGAGTTTAAATAGTTATTCATAACCTTATGTTATAATgggttgatatatatatatatatatatatatatatatatatatacatacatacatacatacatacatacatacatacatacatatacacatatacatatacatatacatttattatgtatataGTTTACTCATTCTTTCGCGTTGCGTTCATTTCTACATTGGACCAGCCGCTGATCTTGATTTAGAGGTGATCCAATTGTTTCCAGAGAAGGGGAACATGGGAAAAGTTCTGCCTGAATACTTGAGCAACTGGACCACTGAGAAAGTCAGAAAAGGTGAGAGGGTCATCACAACATAtctcttattttattaatatttataatcaCAGAAAGACacaatttgcttttttatttgtatgcaaGCAGTATaatgtaaatcatttatatttggaAATTTTTCAGAAAAATAACTACTCttgtttcaaaatgtatttaacgCTTATCCCAACCTAAATAAGCAGAGACAACTGTTAGTAAACCATTTGCATGTTCACTTCTTCAAAAATGTGAACACATGCACTGTGCTATTGAAAcatcagtgtttgtttgatatGCCTGACATTGAAACATCGAGTCCACCAATGGTATGAGTTCGCCAAACAATGACAGTGTGTTCAGGAAACCTGTTTGAACAGATTGACGTTTTTAAGTTCAGCACCGCTAACCCTTTGACCTTTTGCAGAGGGTGTGAATGTCATCACAGACGCAGTGGTTAAAAATGTGAACTACAAAAATGGCAAACTGGAGATCAAACTAAAGGATGGACGACAAGTGAGTTTGCCAGGTTATCTTTTGTATTATCATTTTAGCTTGGAACGAACGGTGATCAATTTATTAACTTCAATGTATATTGTGGCTTTAGGTGACGACGGAGCACATTGTGGCAGCAGTTGGTTTGGAATCT of Triplophysa dalaica isolate WHDGS20190420 chromosome 4, ASM1584641v1, whole genome shotgun sequence contains these proteins:
- the aifm1 gene encoding LOW QUALITY PROTEIN: apoptosis-inducing factor 1, mitochondrial (The sequence of the model RefSeq protein was modified relative to this genomic sequence to represent the inferred CDS: inserted 2 bases in 1 codon), which encodes MFKCKTAWNKLAPLARASSTLCLQNARKSVLRHGRRLEMMQKAQISSGSTGGGGENTLYYVLVGATFLGAGIYTYRTVSGDKERYNERMIEIASRPKQGAQADEAVAQVVAEPKEEAIAEAPTLEPEEYAVTEPSVAEPTVSEPVVEEPVTEPTVEAPSSEPVLESPEPDNPEVKQSEEPIAPVLESAEPAPVPIAEHVPEISPDSESAVTAEPASADVPPEPTAAHSDVPEHAPYLLIGGGTAAFAAARSIRACDPGARVLIVTEESDLPYMRPPXSKELWFSDDPKVTETLRFKQWNGKERSIYFQPPSFYISPVDLAKVENGGVAVLTGRKVVHMDVRGNKVKLSDGAEISYDKCLIATGGVPRNLQVIERAGAEVKNRTTLFRKVEDFRSLEKISREVKSITIIGGGFLGSELACAIGRRSADLDLEVIQLFPEKGNMGKVLPEYLSNWTTEKVRKEGVNVITDAVVKNVNYKNGKLEIKLKDGRQVTTEHIVAAVGLESSVELAKSAGLEVDSDFGGYRVNAELQARSNIWVAGDAACFYDIKLGRRRVEHHDHAVVSGRLAGENMTGANKPYWHQSMFWSDLGPDVGYEAIGIVDSSLPTVGVFAEATAKDTPKAATEQSGTGIRSESETEEVAGAVKAAATAPPSQKEGDYGKGVIFYLRDKVVVGIVLWNVFNRMPIARKIIKDGEEHADLNEVAKLFNIHEE